From Melanotaenia boesemani isolate fMelBoe1 chromosome 12, fMelBoe1.pri, whole genome shotgun sequence, a single genomic window includes:
- the cracdla gene encoding capping protein inhibiting regulator of actin dynamics isoform X1 translates to MESFFGHTEESTEDASGRKKSRIKSLKTRLFGRSKGASAEGNTKLSQSASDITVGKGLGSVEDLACPQGMMGSRALSHDSIFLADQVLTDTEPTRVLSQENVHSKIKALQVKLQLQKLHFGPPPMVLPARHTEELESHSEDSLFHISDDTSTEGILNRTTSQPASSALSPIPKSAPTKSLPQTPLHPLSFPTQPNSSASTVEAPLDFSTPAQFTASLDISAARHRMSVKPRNQRASTKKKVSSLSQSESPLNTLNNISVPEPVKEQEQLAAQKEETVEAEKEVVDIPQHLPSKSAEVSPVSAGEAPELSSQSFSQKNHNLPGTGTSQVLRARSQRHVATASSGRPHSSFIESEMSEKREAFLEKQDMPYNKRSSLKKTGMTEISSEQLPRTSRSYSANQQLHGEGETTRGPRSGSFVGVPEEIEATRKTFEGKEEKNIREKEELKSVQPRGNPCFVPPKSSAIPWDRKDSLKKTEFATASKNVPTDVGALKAEELDSRQELVEEAEAREVQEEQGKTTFGIKLRATSQSLKLRSETASNHHSKTSLCEDQSDKQKKQEISDSASRMSEKLPANTSSAPRPDPITCGIFPPAKLNTPPSNPVLTEVQKTSSIPKEAETTPQESEPSPQKSSSEVSWMSLAMEKTRSLQQLFSSRFPRDFTGVQTPAQPQTQVPPTGQTEMAGTLQAVKPSTVAMQQKTTVLPPVQSGTPRESQMSKQTNESLLLPRTTHSASHPVVETIPWTAQSPLRSSSQTASTSQPLAQNYHSSGRQQPSWNNRGFQTGPQLKSTTSASVSSAAVATSDSASGKGERESTVQKDGPSPSIVRADRTGSVVDRAAFLEKRAEWGASPLIKGVELRKVQTEVQTSDDHLSPAKNTLTSKKSLADGRQGTKSAESSPTKIPEKPLEVKWLRKNVGSSSSPSSSPIQLQSMSESSQPSWMEMAKRKSMAWSDKTMD, encoded by the exons ATGGAGTCTTTCTTTGGACATACAGAAGAAAGCACAGAGGATGCTTCAG GGCGTAAAAAGTCCAGGATCAAGTCTTTGAAAACTCGCCTCTTCGGGAGAAGTAAGGGAGCAAGTGCAGAGGGGAATACCAAACTCAGCCAGTCAGCCAGTGACATAACTGTTGGAAAAGGACTGGGATCTGTTGAAGATTTGGC ATGTCCCCAGGGAATGATGGGATCGCGAGCATTGTCCCATGACAGCATCTTTCTAGCAGATCAGGTCCTGACAGACACCGAACCAACCAGGGTTTTATCCCAAGAAAATGTTCACAGCAAGATTAAGGCTCTGCAG GTGAAACTTCAGCTTCAGAAACTGCATTTCGGTCCACCACCTATGGTTCTGCCAGCCAGACATACAGAGGAACTGGAAAGCCATTCAGAAGACAGCCTTTTCCACATTTCAGATGATACATCAACAGAGGGAATCCTCAACAGG aCAACATCTCAGCCAGCTTCTAGTGCACTGTCACCCATCCCCAAATCTGCACCAACCAAATCTCTGCCCCAAACTCCATTGCATCCATTGTCTTTTCCCACCCAGCCAAATTCTTCTGCTTCTACTGTTGAGGCACCATTAGACTTTAGTACACCAGCCCAGTTCACTGCCTCTTTAGATATTTCTGCTGCACGCCACCGAATGTCTGTCAAACCCAGAAATCAGAGGGCCAGCACTAAGAAGAAGGTCTCCTCGCTG AGTCAATCTGAGTCTCCTTTAAACACCCTAAACAACATCAGTGTCCCTGAGCCTGTAAAAGAGCAAGAGCAGCTTGCTGCTCAAAAGGAAGAAACAGTGGAGGCAGAAAAAGAAGTAGTCGACATTCCCCAGCACCTTCCATCAAAATCTGCAGAGGTGTCGCCAGTCTCAGCAGGGGAAGCACCTGAACTTTCCAGCCAAAGTTTTTCCCAAAAGAACCACAATCTTCCTGGGACAGGCACGTCTCAGGTGCTGAGAGCTAGGTCTCAAAGACATGTGGCTACAGCATCCAGTGGACGACCACACTCATCCTTCATAGAGtcagaaatgagtgaaaaaagAGAAGCATTTTTAGAGAAACAAGATATGCCCTACAATAAGAGAAGTAGTCTTAAGAAGACTGGAATGACTGAAATCTCCTCTGAACAGTTACCCCGTACCTCCAGGTCCTATTCTGCTAACCAGCAGCTTCATGGTGAGGGTGAAACCACAAGAGGACCTCGATCAGGGAGTTTTGTAGGAGTGCCGGAAGAGATTGAAGCCACGCGTAAGACTTTTgagggaaaagaagagaaaaacataagGGAAAAGGAGGAACTTAAAAGTGTACAACCTAGGGGTAACCCATGTTTTGTGCCACCAAAAAGCTCTGCCATTCCATGGGACAGGAAGGACAGCCTCAAAAAGACAGAATTTGCAACAGCATCCAAAAATGTACCCACCGATGTAGGCGCTTTAAAAGCAGAGGAGTTGGATAGCAGACAGGAGCTGGTTGAGGAGGCAGAGGCCAGGGAAGTTCAGGAGGAGCAAGGAAAGACAACATTTGGGATTAAACTGCGTGCCACATCTCAGTCGCTGAAATTGCGGTCTGAAACAGCTTCTAACCATCATTCAAAGACAAGTCTGTGTGAGGACCAAagtgacaaacagaaaaaacaggaaataagtgACAGTGCCAGTCGGATGTCTGAAAAGCTGCCAGCAAACACATCGTCAGCACCCAGACCAG ATCCAATCACGTGTGGCATCTTCCCTCCAGCAAAGCTTAACACTCCACCTTCCAACCCCGTGCTCACTGAAGTCCAAAAGACCTCCTCCATCCCCAAAGAAGCAGAAACCACACCTCAGGAGTCTGAGCCTAGCCCCCAAAAGTCATCATCTGAGGTGTCCTGGATGAGTCTGGCAATGGAAAAAACCAGAAGCCTCCAACAGCTTTTCAGTAGCAGATTTCCCAGAGATTTTACAGGCGTGCAAACCCCTGCTCAGCCACAAACACAAGTACCACCTACAGGTCAAACGGAGATGGCTGGGACGTTGCAGGCTGTTAAACCATCAACAGTGGCAatgcaacagaaaacaacagtgtTACCTCCTGTTCAGTCAGGTACACCTAGAGAATCACAAATGTCTAAACAAACCAATGAAAGCCTGTTGCTTCCCCGCACAACTCATTCTGCATCTCATCCAGTTGTTGAGACCATTCCATGGACAGCTCAGTCTCCCCTGCGGTCCTCTTCACAAACAGCATCCACATCACAGCCTCTTGCCCAGAATTATCATTCCTCAGGCCGGCAACAACCTTCCTGGAACAATCGAGGCTTCCAGACTGGCCCCCAGCTCAAGTCCACAACTTCAGCTTCAGTCTCATCAGCTGCAGTAGCTACTTCAGATTCAGCTTCAGGAAAAGGAGAACGCGAATCCACAGTACAAAAAGATGGCCCCTCTCCTTCTATCGTAAGAGCAGATCGGACTGGTTCGGTGGTCGACAGGGCTGCATTTCTGGAGAAAAGGGCAGAATGGGGAGCTTCACCTTTAATCAAGGGG GTGGAATTGAGGAAAGTTCAAACAGAGGTCCAGACATCAGATGACCACCTCTCTCctgcaaaaaacacactgacaagCAAAAAATCATTGGCAGACGGAAGACAAGGGACAAAATCTGCAG aatcaAGTCCCACAAAAATTCCAGAAAAGCCGCTCGAGGTTAAATGGTTGCGTAAAAATGTGGGGTCTTCTTCATCGCCTTCATCGTCACCCATACAGCTGCAATCCATGTCGGAGAGCAGTCAGCCCTCTTGGATGGAAATGGCAAAGAGGAAGTCAATGGCTTGGAGCGATAAGACTATGGACTAA
- the mitd1 gene encoding MIT domain-containing protein 1 — protein sequence MAQNHVSGMEASAVSVLKRAVELDQGGRLQESLVCYQEGIQLLMDVLKAVKDESKRGHYREKIKGYMDRAEQIKAQVNQMKEDGKYHEQIKISEDATGYSYEALFKPYISSSLTEVWVEDPYIRHTHQLYNFLRFCEMLLKASCKVKNIHLLTSQDEADNSQQSTALTDMKDSLNAHGVTLDLQYSSTIHDREIRFDNGWIIKVGRGLDYFKRPKGRFSIGFCDYDLRQCQETTVDIFHTKHTKTL from the exons atggCACAAAACCATGTGTCGGGGATGGAGGCGTCCGCCGTCTCCGTCCTAAAGCGGGCAGTGGAACTCGACCAGGGCGGTCGTCTCCAGGAGTCTCTCGTCTGCTACCAGGAAGGCATCCAGCTGCTTATGGACGTGTTAAAAG CTGTCAAAGATGAGTCAAAGAGAGGGCACTACAGGGAGAAGATCAAGGGCTACATGGACAGAGCAGAGCAAATCAAAGCTCAAGTGAACCAGATGAAAGAAG ATGGGAAATACCatgaacaaattaaaatttCAGAAGATGCTACTGGTTACAGCTATGAGGCTCTATTCAAGCCATACATCAGCAGTTCTCTCACAGAAGTCTGGGTGGAAGATCCGTACATACGGCACACCCACCAA TTGTACAACTTCCTGCGGTTCTGTGAAATGCTGCTAAAAGCCTCCTGCAAAGTGAAAAATATCCATCTCCTCACTTCACAGGATGAA GCTGACAACAGCCAGCAGAGCACTGCTCTGACTGACATGAAAGATAGTCTTAATGCTCATGGAGTGACTCTGGATCTGCAGTACTCCTCCACTATCCATGACAGAGAGATCAG GTTTGACAATGGTTGGATCATAAAAGTTGGAAGAGGGTTGGATTACTTTAAGAGGCCGAAG GGCCGATTCTCTATTGGATTTTGTGACTATGATCTCAGGCAGTGCCAGGAAACCACGGTAGACATTTTCcacaccaaacacacaaaaactctCTGA
- the cracdla gene encoding CRACD-like protein isoform X2, which yields MESFFGHTEESTEDASGRKKSRIKSLKTRLFGRSKGASAEGNTKLSQSASDITVGKGLGSVEDLACPQGMMGSRALSHDSIFLADQVLTDTEPTRVLSQENVHSKIKALQVKLQLQKLHFGPPPMVLPARHTEELESHSEDSLFHISDDTSTEGILNRTTSQPASSALSPIPKSAPTKSLPQTPLHPLSFPTQPNSSASTVEAPLDFSTPAQFTASLDISAARHRMSVKPRNQRASTKKKVSSLSQSESPLNTLNNISVPEPVKEQEQLAAQKEETVEAEKEVVDIPQHLPSKSAEVSPVSAGEAPELSSQSFSQKNHNLPGTGTSQVLRARSQRHVATASSGRPHSSFIESEMSEKREAFLEKQDMPYNKRSSLKKTGMTEISSEQLPRTSRSYSANQQLHGEGETTRGPRSGSFVGVPEEIEATRKTFEGKEEKNIREKEELKSVQPRGNPCFVPPKSSAIPWDRKDSLKKTEFATASKNVPTDVGALKAEELDSRQELVEEAEAREVQEEQGKTTFGIKLRATSQSLKLRSETASNHHSKTSLCEDQSDKQKKQEISDSASRMSEKLPANTSSAPRPDPITCGIFPPAKLNTPPSNPVLTEVQKTSSIPKEAETTPQESEPSPQKSSSEVSWMSLAMEKTRSLQQLFSSRFPRDFTGVQTPAQPQTQVPPTGQTEMAGTLQAVKPSTVAMQQKTTVLPPVQSVVETIPWTAQSPLRSSSQTASTSQPLAQNYHSSGRQQPSWNNRGFQTGPQLKSTTSASVSSAAVATSDSASGKGERESTVQKDGPSPSIVRADRTGSVVDRAAFLEKRAEWGASPLIKGVELRKVQTEVQTSDDHLSPAKNTLTSKKSLADGRQGTKSAESSPTKIPEKPLEVKWLRKNVGSSSSPSSSPIQLQSMSESSQPSWMEMAKRKSMAWSDKTMD from the exons ATGGAGTCTTTCTTTGGACATACAGAAGAAAGCACAGAGGATGCTTCAG GGCGTAAAAAGTCCAGGATCAAGTCTTTGAAAACTCGCCTCTTCGGGAGAAGTAAGGGAGCAAGTGCAGAGGGGAATACCAAACTCAGCCAGTCAGCCAGTGACATAACTGTTGGAAAAGGACTGGGATCTGTTGAAGATTTGGC ATGTCCCCAGGGAATGATGGGATCGCGAGCATTGTCCCATGACAGCATCTTTCTAGCAGATCAGGTCCTGACAGACACCGAACCAACCAGGGTTTTATCCCAAGAAAATGTTCACAGCAAGATTAAGGCTCTGCAG GTGAAACTTCAGCTTCAGAAACTGCATTTCGGTCCACCACCTATGGTTCTGCCAGCCAGACATACAGAGGAACTGGAAAGCCATTCAGAAGACAGCCTTTTCCACATTTCAGATGATACATCAACAGAGGGAATCCTCAACAGG aCAACATCTCAGCCAGCTTCTAGTGCACTGTCACCCATCCCCAAATCTGCACCAACCAAATCTCTGCCCCAAACTCCATTGCATCCATTGTCTTTTCCCACCCAGCCAAATTCTTCTGCTTCTACTGTTGAGGCACCATTAGACTTTAGTACACCAGCCCAGTTCACTGCCTCTTTAGATATTTCTGCTGCACGCCACCGAATGTCTGTCAAACCCAGAAATCAGAGGGCCAGCACTAAGAAGAAGGTCTCCTCGCTG AGTCAATCTGAGTCTCCTTTAAACACCCTAAACAACATCAGTGTCCCTGAGCCTGTAAAAGAGCAAGAGCAGCTTGCTGCTCAAAAGGAAGAAACAGTGGAGGCAGAAAAAGAAGTAGTCGACATTCCCCAGCACCTTCCATCAAAATCTGCAGAGGTGTCGCCAGTCTCAGCAGGGGAAGCACCTGAACTTTCCAGCCAAAGTTTTTCCCAAAAGAACCACAATCTTCCTGGGACAGGCACGTCTCAGGTGCTGAGAGCTAGGTCTCAAAGACATGTGGCTACAGCATCCAGTGGACGACCACACTCATCCTTCATAGAGtcagaaatgagtgaaaaaagAGAAGCATTTTTAGAGAAACAAGATATGCCCTACAATAAGAGAAGTAGTCTTAAGAAGACTGGAATGACTGAAATCTCCTCTGAACAGTTACCCCGTACCTCCAGGTCCTATTCTGCTAACCAGCAGCTTCATGGTGAGGGTGAAACCACAAGAGGACCTCGATCAGGGAGTTTTGTAGGAGTGCCGGAAGAGATTGAAGCCACGCGTAAGACTTTTgagggaaaagaagagaaaaacataagGGAAAAGGAGGAACTTAAAAGTGTACAACCTAGGGGTAACCCATGTTTTGTGCCACCAAAAAGCTCTGCCATTCCATGGGACAGGAAGGACAGCCTCAAAAAGACAGAATTTGCAACAGCATCCAAAAATGTACCCACCGATGTAGGCGCTTTAAAAGCAGAGGAGTTGGATAGCAGACAGGAGCTGGTTGAGGAGGCAGAGGCCAGGGAAGTTCAGGAGGAGCAAGGAAAGACAACATTTGGGATTAAACTGCGTGCCACATCTCAGTCGCTGAAATTGCGGTCTGAAACAGCTTCTAACCATCATTCAAAGACAAGTCTGTGTGAGGACCAAagtgacaaacagaaaaaacaggaaataagtgACAGTGCCAGTCGGATGTCTGAAAAGCTGCCAGCAAACACATCGTCAGCACCCAGACCAG ATCCAATCACGTGTGGCATCTTCCCTCCAGCAAAGCTTAACACTCCACCTTCCAACCCCGTGCTCACTGAAGTCCAAAAGACCTCCTCCATCCCCAAAGAAGCAGAAACCACACCTCAGGAGTCTGAGCCTAGCCCCCAAAAGTCATCATCTGAGGTGTCCTGGATGAGTCTGGCAATGGAAAAAACCAGAAGCCTCCAACAGCTTTTCAGTAGCAGATTTCCCAGAGATTTTACAGGCGTGCAAACCCCTGCTCAGCCACAAACACAAGTACCACCTACAGGTCAAACGGAGATGGCTGGGACGTTGCAGGCTGTTAAACCATCAACAGTGGCAatgcaacagaaaacaacagtgtTACCTCCTGTTCAGTCAG TTGTTGAGACCATTCCATGGACAGCTCAGTCTCCCCTGCGGTCCTCTTCACAAACAGCATCCACATCACAGCCTCTTGCCCAGAATTATCATTCCTCAGGCCGGCAACAACCTTCCTGGAACAATCGAGGCTTCCAGACTGGCCCCCAGCTCAAGTCCACAACTTCAGCTTCAGTCTCATCAGCTGCAGTAGCTACTTCAGATTCAGCTTCAGGAAAAGGAGAACGCGAATCCACAGTACAAAAAGATGGCCCCTCTCCTTCTATCGTAAGAGCAGATCGGACTGGTTCGGTGGTCGACAGGGCTGCATTTCTGGAGAAAAGGGCAGAATGGGGAGCTTCACCTTTAATCAAGGGG GTGGAATTGAGGAAAGTTCAAACAGAGGTCCAGACATCAGATGACCACCTCTCTCctgcaaaaaacacactgacaagCAAAAAATCATTGGCAGACGGAAGACAAGGGACAAAATCTGCAG aatcaAGTCCCACAAAAATTCCAGAAAAGCCGCTCGAGGTTAAATGGTTGCGTAAAAATGTGGGGTCTTCTTCATCGCCTTCATCGTCACCCATACAGCTGCAATCCATGTCGGAGAGCAGTCAGCCCTCTTGGATGGAAATGGCAAAGAGGAAGTCAATGGCTTGGAGCGATAAGACTATGGACTAA
- the mrpl30 gene encoding 39S ribosomal protein L30, mitochondrial, with translation MSGVCRSLSFLSVKCLREAVVLSPCGVFVSARSKFSKARIPKELFAERSKEHEKYGGDPDQPHKLHIVTRVKSVMRRPYWEKEMVKHLKLQKAHVPVIHKNIPAVNHQLKFVKHLVRIQPLKTPYGLPAEQDMADTYINSKGELIVRRLLQPVDQKAIES, from the exons ATGTCGGGCGTCTGTCGGAGTTTGAGCTTTCTTTCGGTTAAG TGCCTGAGAGAAGCTGTAGTTTTGTCACCTTGTGGGGTGTTTGTCTCTGCACGCAGCAAATTTTCCAAAGCCAGAATACCCAAAGAG CTGTTTGCAGAGAGATCAAAAGAGCACGAGAAGTATGGTGGTGATCCAGACCAACCACACAAACTTCATATAGTGACACGAGTGAAAAGTGTGATGCGAAGGCCGTATTGGGAAAAAGAGATGGTGAAACACCTCAAGCTTCAAAAG GCCCATGTGCCAGTAATTCACAAAAATATACCTGCAGTCAACCACCAGCTGAAGTTTGTCAAACACCTTGTGAG GATACAGCCTTTAAAAACTCCCTACGGGCTCCCTGCTGAGCAGGATATGGCTGACACATACATCAACAGCAAAGGAGAGCTGA
- the creg2 gene encoding protein CREG2, producing MKPRYFPLAVFASLLCLSQSYTLRSSVSWVVSSNNVDVEDADLSEEVAPALLVDGAGLWKANVLGNSLETVGEQVKPESDNIAQLSSRLFSYRLEKAKKSGSSPPPHQETARTARYIAHYSDWGHLATISTLDKIKGLPFGNIFSVSDGPLDNSTGVIYFYVTPMDNTVADLKSNPYASLTFSEAEGDFCRQMVYDPEDPRCARLTLTGKMMEVAPEELAFAKEAMFSRHPVMAKWPVGHKWFFMKMDLIQIWLQDWTGGVSLIPLEDYFKAMPF from the exons ATGAAGCCCCGCTACTTTCCCTTGGCAGTGTTTGCCAGCTTACTGTGTCTAAGTCAAAGCTACACCCTGCGGAGCTCCGTGTCCTGGGTCGTGTCTTCCAACAATGTGGATGTAGAGGACGCGGACCTGTCAGAGGAGGTCGCCCCGGCGTTGTTGGTGGACGGTGCGGGACTGTGGAAAGCCAACGTCCTGGGAAACAGCTTGGAGACTGTCGGAGAACAGGTCAAGCCCGAAAGCGACAATATTGCGCAGCTCTCCTCTCGTCTGTTCTCATATCGTTTGGAGAAGGCAAAGAAGTCTGGCAGCTCTCCTCCTCCGCACCAGGAGACCGCTAGGACCGCCAGATACATCGCTCACTACAGTGACTGGGGGCATCTGGCCACCATCTCAACTCTAGACAAG ATCAAAGGTCTGCCCTTTGGGAACATCTTCTCAGTCAGTGATGGACCACTGGACAACAGCACTGGAGTGATCTATTTTTATGTGACTCCAATGGACAACACTGTGGCAGACCTGAAAAGTAACCCCTATGCTTCTCTCACCTTCTCAGAGGCTGAAGGAGACTTCTGCAG GCAAATGGTGTATGATCCTGAGGATCCCAGATGTGCTAGGCTCACTCTAACAGGCAAGATGATGGAGGTGGCCCCAGAGGAGCTTGCTTTTGCAAAGGAGGCAATGTTCTCAAG ACATCCAGTGATGGCAAAGTGGCCAGTGGGACACAAGTGGTTCTTCATGAAGATGGATTTGATTCAAATTTGGCTACAAGACTGGACTGGGGGAGTATCACTCATTCCACTAGAGGACTACTTCAAAGCTATGCCCTTCTAA